One Athene noctua chromosome 30, bAthNoc1.hap1.1, whole genome shotgun sequence genomic region harbors:
- the TMPRSS12 gene encoding transmembrane protease serine 12: protein MPGQRGREGPGRAVEGAGKACGQRPLLSSISASRVLGGHDAQVGAWPWSVSLQIHQAGRKFAHVCGGVLVNENSVLSAGHCLIGRKDPYFWRAVLGVHNLWKLGEHAAKRNIRRITVHPEFQTETFENDIALFELHSAVRYSDYIQPICLPPTHLYRYLDNETECFISGWGRTAEKGKTSPVLKEAQVEIIPSSICNGSDAYGGVVNDNMICAGSRSGGTDTCQGDSGGPLACYHSSTNTYYLIGIASFGVGCGRSRFPGIYVRLSQYRGWIKTQLLLRNAAVNPVSGTLALLLAVAGTGLAWS, encoded by the exons ATgccggggcagcgcgggcgggaagggccggggcgggcggtTGAAGGGGCTGggaaag CGTGCGGACAACGGCCGCTCCTAAGCAGCATCTCGGCCTCCCGGGTCCTGGGCGGACACGACGCTCAGGTCGGCGCGTGGCCGTGGTCCGTCAGCCTCCAGATTCACCAGGCTGGGCGAAAATTTGCCCACGTTTGTGGAGGAGTTTTAGTTAACGAGAACTCGGTGCTCAGCGCTGGCCACTGTCTTATAGGAAGGAA GGACCCGTACTTCTGGAGAGCTGTTTTGGGCGTGCATAACCTCTGGAAACTCGGCGAACACGCAGCAAAAAGAAATATCAGAAGGATCACAGTGCACCCAGAATTTCagacagaaacatttgaaaatgatATTGCGTTATTTGAGCTCCACTCCGCAGTACGTTACAGCGACTATATTCAGCCAATCTGCCTCCCCCCTACCCACCTTTACCGGTACCTCGACAACGAAACAGAATGCTTCATCAGTGGCTGGGGCCGTACAgcagaaaaag GCAAAACGTCGCCCGTGTTAAAAGAAGCACAAGTGGAAATCATCCCCTCCAGCATCTGTAACGGCTCTGACGCGTACGGGGGGGTCGTCAACGACAACATGATCTGTGCTGGCTCTCGCTCAGGGGGAACCGACACCTGTCAG GGGGACAGCGGAGGGCCTTTGGCGTGCTATCACTCCAGCACCAACACGTACTACCTCATCGGCATTGCCAGCTTCGGCGTTGGCTGCGGCCGATCCAGATTTCCCGGGATCTACGTCCGTCTGTCTCAGTACAGAGGGTGGATAAAAACTCAACTTCTGCTGCGTAACGCGGCCGTGAACCCCGTGAGCGGGACCCTCGCCCTCCTTCTGGCTGTGGCAGGCACAGGGCTTGCGTGGAGCTAA
- the LOC141971933 gene encoding thiol S-methyltransferase TMT1A-like, with the protein MVLVSFLQRCVHLLLLPIHVLACLGLWDSFYKKVFPYIMAKVASIYNQKVHKQKQELFSNLRQFTSPSGQLTLVEIGTGTGTNFQFYPPGCRLTCTDPNPNFRKFLLKSLSENQHLQLERSVVASGEDLHQIPDGAADVVVCTLVLCSVTDVPRVLREVLRVLRLGGAFYFLEHVAADHSSWTYFWQKVCDPAWKYFGDGCSLSRETQKELEKMNFSELNLRRIHVTPYWIPTSPHIIGYAVK; encoded by the exons ATGGTGCTGGTCTCCTTCCTCCAGCGATGCGTCCACCTCCTCCTCTTGCCCATCCACGTTCTCGCCTGCCTGGGCTTGTGGGACTCCTTCTACAAGAAAGTTTTCCCGTACATCATGGCCAAGGTGGCGTCCATCTACAACCAGAAGGTCCACAAGCAGAAACAAGAGCTCTTCAGCAACTTGAGACAATTCACGAGTCCTTCGGGCCAGCTCACGCTGGTGGAGATCGGCACGGGCACTGGCACCAACTTCCAGTTCTACCCCCCAGGCTGCCGGCTGACCTGCACCGACCCTAATCCCAACTTCAGAAAGTTCCTCCTCAAGAGCCTCTCGGAGAATCAACACCTTCAGCTTGAACGTTCGGTGGTTGCTTCTGGCGAGGATCTGCACCAAATCCCGGACGGCGCCGCGGACGTGGTGGTGTGCACCTTGGTGCTGTGCTCGGTGACCGACGTCCCGCGGGTCCTGAGGGAGGTCCTGCGGGTGCTCAGGCTG GGTGGAGCTTTCTACTTCTTGGAGCACGTGGCTGCAGATCATTCCAGCTGGACCTACTTTTGGCAAAAGGTTTGTGACCCAGCCTGGAAGTATTTTGGAGATGGGTGTTCCCTGAGCAGAGAGACACAGAAGGAGCTGGAGAAAATGAATTTCTCAGAACTGAATTTGAGGCGCATTCACGTCACACCTTACTGGATTCCTACTAGCCCCCATATCATTGGGTATGCAGTAAAATAA
- the LOC141971901 gene encoding thiol S-methyltransferase TMT1A-like, producing MMEASILFCRACLMLLAMPIYLLSFLGIWQPFCKKIFFPFFLEHFSAIHGKKTKKQKQELFRNLPDFKSPSGELKLLEIGTGCGTNFQFYPPGCRVTCTDINPNFQQGLSRSMNKNQHLHYERFLVAAGEDLHEVPSGSVDVVVCTLVLCSVHDVNGTLKEALRVLRPGGAFYFLEHVVADRSSWKYFWQQICYPTWKLVFDGCCLTREIWKNLEQAKFSELNLHHLSIALPWTPIQPHIVGYAVK from the exons ATGATGGAGGCCAGCATCCTCTTCTGCCGTGCCTGCCTCATGCTGCTTGCCATGCCCATCTACCTGCTGTCGTTCCTGGGAATATGGCAACCTTTctgtaaaaagatattttttcctttcttcttagaGCATTTTTCTGCAATTCacggaaagaaaacaaagaagcagaAGCAGGAGCTATTTCGTAATCTCCCCGACTTCAAGAGCCCTTCGGGAGAGCTGAAGCTGCTGGAGATCGGGACCGGCTGCGGCACCAACTTCCAGTTCTACCCACCGGGCTGCAGAGTCACGTGCACCGACATCAACCCCAACTTCCAGCAAGGCCTTTCGAGAAGCATGAACAAAAACCAGCACCTGCACTACGAGCGTTTCCTAGTAGCTGCAGGAGAAGACCTGCACGAGGTGCCCAGCGGGTCCGTGGATGTCGTCGTCTGCACCCTGGTCCTCTGCTCCGTGCACGACGTGAACGGGACCCTGAAGGAAGCCCTGCGAGTGCTCAGACCA GGAGGCGCTTTCTACTTCTTAGAGCACGTGGTGGCTGATCGTTCCAGCTGGAAGTATTTTTGGCAGCAGATCTGCTACCCGACTTGGAAACTCGTCTTTGATGGATGCTGCCTAACGAGGGAGATATGGAAGAATCTGGAACAGGCCAAATTCTCGGAGCTGAACTTACACCACCTCAGCATAGCGCTGCCCTGGACGCCCATCCAGCCTCACATCGTGGGCTACGCCGTGAAGTAA